One Verrucomicrobiia bacterium DNA window includes the following coding sequences:
- a CDS encoding malectin domain-containing carbohydrate-binding protein: MKKEPCFVLVACACLFIGTVSNVLAADVTGTWKSEFDSQIGHQNYIFTFNQDGGKLTGKANSEAGDRKREAELKEGKVEGDTISFVELLSIPDREIRISYTGKLSANGNEIKFTREVGDFAKTEIVAQREPALRSETAPTAKDIRIKAGKSEPVKDAEGNVWLADQGFEGGQTIERPDIQIANTKSPDLYRAERYSMDAFSWPVPNGKYLVKLHFAETFDGITGPGQRVFSFNVQGREFKDFDVWVKAGGPLKAYIEAVPVEVTDGRIKVTFTPKVENPQICAIEIIPQGGGEAASAPAQAGGLGPRTGGGRGGFGGPIELGPDDKPAFPEPPAGFNARRDNVPHGDVILIEYDSKTLGTRRQMRVYTPPGYSSGRKYPVLYLLHGIGANNRQWLEGCRAANVIDNLLADGKIQPMVMVFPNCDANINATNAAASARPRDGGRRVGFEGYGAPFESDLLNDIIPYIESHYSVFADREHRALAGLSMGGGQSLNIGLSHVETFANIGGFSSAPNTYEFGGLSPDTKLLADPADAKEKLKVLWIACGNKDGLIRVSQGVHKMLKENGVPHVWHVDSHAHDDPEWSSNLYLFAQHIFK, translated from the coding sequence ATGAAAAAAGAACCATGCTTCGTGCTCGTGGCGTGCGCCTGCTTATTCATTGGTACCGTAAGCAACGTGCTCGCGGCCGATGTCACCGGCACTTGGAAATCCGAGTTCGATTCACAAATCGGTCACCAGAACTACATCTTCACGTTCAACCAGGATGGTGGGAAGTTGACCGGGAAAGCCAATTCAGAGGCTGGCGACCGGAAGCGCGAAGCCGAGCTGAAGGAAGGGAAGGTCGAGGGCGATACGATTTCGTTCGTCGAGCTATTGAGTATCCCGGATCGAGAAATTCGCATCAGCTACACGGGCAAGCTCTCGGCTAACGGCAATGAAATCAAGTTCACACGCGAGGTCGGTGACTTTGCCAAAACGGAAATTGTGGCCCAACGCGAGCCGGCGTTGCGTTCCGAAACTGCGCCGACGGCGAAGGATATCCGCATCAAAGCTGGCAAATCCGAGCCCGTCAAAGATGCTGAGGGTAATGTCTGGTTAGCCGACCAAGGCTTCGAGGGCGGCCAAACCATCGAGAGGCCCGATATTCAGATTGCCAACACCAAAAGCCCGGACCTCTACCGAGCGGAACGCTACAGTATGGATGCCTTTTCGTGGCCGGTGCCCAACGGGAAATACCTGGTGAAACTGCATTTCGCAGAGACTTTCGACGGCATCACCGGACCAGGCCAACGCGTGTTTTCCTTCAATGTCCAGGGGCGCGAGTTTAAGGATTTCGACGTCTGGGTCAAAGCCGGCGGGCCTTTGAAGGCCTATATTGAGGCGGTCCCGGTTGAAGTGACCGACGGCAGGATCAAGGTCACCTTCACCCCGAAGGTCGAGAACCCTCAAATCTGCGCGATCGAGATTATTCCCCAGGGAGGTGGTGAGGCAGCCAGTGCTCCAGCGCAAGCTGGGGGACTCGGCCCGCGCACAGGAGGAGGCCGCGGCGGATTTGGCGGTCCGATCGAGTTGGGACCTGACGACAAGCCAGCGTTTCCCGAGCCGCCGGCTGGGTTTAACGCGAGGCGTGACAACGTTCCCCATGGCGACGTGATCCTCATCGAGTACGACTCCAAGACGCTCGGCACGCGTCGGCAGATGCGTGTCTATACGCCGCCCGGTTATTCATCCGGTCGGAAATACCCGGTGCTGTATCTCCTCCACGGCATCGGCGCCAACAACCGCCAATGGCTGGAAGGTTGCCGCGCCGCCAACGTGATAGACAACCTGTTGGCCGATGGAAAGATTCAGCCCATGGTCATGGTTTTTCCCAATTGCGATGCCAATATCAACGCCACCAACGCCGCAGCCAGTGCGCGCCCGCGAGATGGGGGCAGGCGCGTCGGTTTTGAAGGCTATGGCGCGCCTTTCGAGAGCGACTTGCTCAACGACATCATCCCCTACATCGAGTCCCATTATTCCGTGTTCGCCGACCGCGAACACCGCGCCTTGGCGGGACTTTCTATGGGTGGCGGCCAATCTTTAAACATCGGCCTCTCGCACGTCGAGACGTTTGCGAATATCGGCGGCTTTTCCTCCGCGCCCAATACGTATGAATTCGGCGGGCTCTCTCCCGACACCAAGCTCCTGGCTGACCCGGCAGATGCCAAAGAGAAGCTGAAGGTGCTGTGGATCGCTTGCGGGAACAAGGATGGCCTGATCCGGGTCAGCCAGGGCGTTCACAAGATGCTCAAGGAGAATGGCGTCCCGCACGTCTGGCACGTGGATTCACACGCACACGACGACCCCGAATGGTCAAGCAACCTTTACCTTTTTGCACAACACATCTTCAAGTAA
- a CDS encoding MBOAT family O-acyltransferase, giving the protein MLFHTWPFLIFLSVVLPVFFALRKTGLWLPWLTLASYFFYGWWNPYYLFLVLYSTVLDFCLVALMDHCPREGTKVNVFHRLFRLEFEDRVLKTSFLSCATATVGIALVAAFGPRTLRAAMGMLGVIVLLMSLGALYGSRRIWLLISLVNNLALLLFFKYARFVAANLNAVLAWVHLPFRLSDPSVLMPLGFEYLLPVGISFFTFQSLSYTIDFYFGKCQRERNFLRFATFVCFFPQLMAGPIERARHLLPQFAQFPPVRLQNFTDGASLFLVGLFKKLALANYLAFYVERVYDNPGEFGAPALFLATVAFGWQIFFDFSGYTDMARGVAKLMGFNLILNFNNPYLATGLGDFWSRWHISLSTWFRDYVYIPLGGNRRGAFNTYRNLFLTFFISGIWHGAAWTFVIWGALHGLGVLVTRELERSAVYRERVPKILKQGGVFLFVTFTWIFFRADSLADALLIVRRLCTAAWHDPQIPALMLAMVALVWLYEFVYESRFRDILQTRLVRVGVAVCMLLYLCVCSSGGGAFIYFQF; this is encoded by the coding sequence ATGCTTTTCCATACCTGGCCCTTTTTGATTTTTCTCTCGGTGGTTTTGCCGGTGTTTTTCGCCTTGCGCAAAACGGGGCTGTGGTTGCCGTGGCTGACATTGGCATCCTATTTCTTTTACGGGTGGTGGAATCCTTACTACCTGTTCCTGGTTCTGTACTCGACGGTGCTGGACTTTTGCCTGGTGGCGCTGATGGATCACTGTCCGCGCGAGGGAACGAAGGTCAACGTTTTTCACCGTCTGTTTCGACTGGAGTTTGAGGATCGCGTGCTCAAGACATCATTCTTGAGTTGCGCCACGGCAACAGTCGGCATTGCTTTGGTGGCGGCGTTCGGTCCCAGGACGCTGCGCGCCGCGATGGGAATGCTGGGAGTGATCGTGCTGCTCATGAGCCTGGGCGCGCTCTATGGCAGCCGGCGGATATGGCTGCTGATCAGCCTGGTCAATAACCTGGCGCTGCTGCTTTTCTTCAAGTATGCCCGGTTCGTGGCGGCCAACCTGAATGCCGTCCTGGCCTGGGTCCATCTGCCCTTCAGATTGTCCGATCCTTCCGTCCTGATGCCTCTGGGATTCGAGTACCTCCTGCCGGTCGGCATCTCCTTTTTCACGTTTCAGTCGCTCAGCTACACCATCGACTTTTATTTCGGCAAGTGTCAGCGCGAGCGCAACTTTTTGCGCTTTGCCACCTTCGTCTGCTTTTTCCCGCAGCTCATGGCCGGGCCCATCGAGCGCGCACGGCACCTGTTGCCGCAGTTCGCCCAATTCCCGCCGGTGCGCCTGCAAAACTTCACCGATGGGGCTTCGCTTTTCCTGGTGGGCCTGTTCAAGAAGCTGGCGTTGGCCAACTACCTGGCTTTCTACGTCGAACGCGTGTACGACAACCCGGGGGAGTTCGGCGCGCCGGCGCTCTTCCTGGCCACGGTCGCGTTTGGGTGGCAGATATTTTTCGACTTCAGCGGCTACACGGACATGGCGCGCGGCGTGGCCAAGCTCATGGGCTTCAACCTGATTCTGAACTTCAACAACCCGTACCTCGCCACCGGGCTGGGCGACTTCTGGTCCCGCTGGCACATCAGCCTCTCCACCTGGTTCCGGGATTACGTTTATATCCCGCTGGGCGGCAACCGGCGTGGCGCGTTCAATACCTATCGCAACCTGTTCCTCACGTTTTTCATCTCCGGCATCTGGCACGGCGCTGCCTGGACGTTTGTCATTTGGGGCGCGTTGCATGGCCTGGGCGTGCTGGTGACACGCGAACTGGAGCGCTCCGCGGTGTACCGGGAGCGAGTGCCGAAAATCCTGAAGCAAGGCGGGGTATTTCTGTTTGTTACTTTCACGTGGATATTCTTCCGCGCCGATTCGCTGGCCGACGCTCTGTTGATCGTGCGGCGGCTCTGCACTGCGGCCTGGCATGACCCGCAGATCCCGGCCTTGATGCTGGCCATGGTGGCGCTGGTGTGGCTCTACGAGTTTGTGTACGAATCCAGGTTCCGGGATATTTTGCAGACACGTCTGGTTCGCGTGGGGGTGGCCGTCTGCATGCTGCTGTACCTCTGCGTTTGTTCCTCAGGGGGCGGCGCCTTCATCTACTTCCAGTTCTAG
- a CDS encoding alpha-L-arabinofuranosidase C-terminal domain-containing protein has translation MKTPKLLLSCVVLTALMTLTLRSQPRAVIKVDLDRKIAQIDPNIYGAFVEPIRTVVYGSIYDPKSSFADENGFRKDFVQLVKELKIPVVRWPGGNFVSGYNWEDGIGPKDQRPARLDLAWHQVESNRMGTDEYAKLCSLIGAENFICINAGLGTLDQARDWVEYCNYQGGTYYSDLRRKYGNEKPLNIKYWALGNEIDGPWQMGQKSAEDYCKFALEAAKLMQWVDRDIKLIACGASNYGRGTNNAWIDWNDYVLEHMIGKIDYLSVHRYVREVLGGETNFPAIMSRGLDIDEKIEIVKALIKKATAKSGSARPVYISFDEWSAGGPGAGSTLLGSLMVAQHLNSFIRHADIVKMANITMLSSLVGNSPEGDFKNALYQAFYLYSNNSRGTALDVYDECERYSNRAFHDIPYLDVTAVLSESAKAVVLNVVNRNEKNPITSDVILQSGACTGSATVKEINAESVDSSNSRTREGVAITSKEIQFQGSSINYSFPAHSFTQMMIPIK, from the coding sequence ATGAAAACGCCAAAGCTTCTTCTCAGTTGCGTAGTTCTCACCGCTTTGATGACCCTGACTCTCCGGTCACAGCCGCGGGCGGTCATCAAGGTTGATCTGGACCGCAAGATCGCGCAGATCGATCCGAACATCTACGGCGCCTTTGTGGAGCCCATCCGTACCGTGGTGTATGGCAGTATTTACGATCCCAAGTCTTCCTTTGCTGATGAGAACGGATTCAGAAAGGATTTTGTCCAACTGGTCAAGGAGCTCAAGATTCCCGTGGTCAGGTGGCCCGGCGGAAATTTTGTGTCGGGCTATAACTGGGAGGACGGGATTGGCCCCAAAGATCAGCGGCCAGCCAGACTCGACCTCGCATGGCACCAGGTCGAAAGCAATCGGATGGGAACCGATGAGTACGCAAAACTATGCAGCCTCATCGGAGCCGAGAATTTCATCTGTATCAACGCCGGTTTGGGCACGCTGGATCAGGCGAGAGACTGGGTCGAGTACTGCAATTATCAGGGCGGAACCTATTACTCGGATCTCCGCAGGAAATACGGGAACGAAAAGCCTCTCAACATAAAGTACTGGGCGCTGGGCAACGAGATTGATGGGCCGTGGCAAATGGGGCAGAAAAGCGCCGAGGACTACTGCAAATTTGCCTTGGAGGCGGCCAAGCTCATGCAGTGGGTGGACAGGGATATCAAGCTCATCGCCTGCGGCGCCTCAAATTACGGGCGTGGCACCAACAATGCCTGGATCGATTGGAACGATTATGTGTTGGAACACATGATCGGCAAAATCGATTATCTCTCAGTCCACAGATATGTCAGGGAGGTCCTGGGAGGCGAAACAAATTTCCCTGCGATAATGTCCCGCGGACTGGACATTGATGAAAAGATCGAAATCGTGAAAGCCCTGATTAAGAAAGCCACGGCGAAGTCCGGCTCCGCCAGGCCGGTGTATATCTCTTTTGATGAATGGTCAGCCGGAGGCCCCGGTGCAGGCAGCACTCTCCTCGGCTCACTGATGGTGGCCCAGCACCTGAATTCATTTATCAGACACGCCGACATTGTCAAAATGGCGAACATCACCATGCTTTCGAGCCTGGTGGGGAATTCACCGGAAGGCGATTTCAAGAATGCGTTGTACCAGGCATTTTATTTATATTCGAATAACTCGCGCGGCACGGCTCTGGACGTGTATGACGAATGCGAGAGGTACAGCAATCGGGCGTTTCATGACATTCCTTATCTCGATGTCACCGCTGTATTGAGCGAGTCCGCCAAAGCAGTGGTTTTGAATGTGGTAAACCGGAATGAAAAGAATCCCATCACTAGCGATGTTATTTTGCAGAGCGGGGCATGTACGGGGAGTGCTACTGTAAAAGAGATTAACGCTGAAAGTGTGGATTCGAGCAATTCCAGGACCAGGGAAGGCGTAGCAATCACCTCAAAGGAGATTCAGTTTCAGGGCAGTTCCATCAATTACAGCTTCCCCGCGCATTCCTTCACACAAATGATGATCCCGATAAAATAG
- a CDS encoding Gfo/Idh/MocA family oxidoreductase: MSASTRRHFLQSTTVGAVALSQLPALLRSAEPDRKIKLGLIGCGWYGMVDLKAAVKCGGIDVISLCDVDSDHLQQSANDVEKLQGKRPQTFKLYEDMLKAGGLDAVIIATPPHWHALQFLAALDHGLDVYQEKPLSYDIREGRAMVEAAKESGRIIQVGFQRRQSPAFQTVRQRVQAGDPGRIVCAEATINYSAGTKDPTPQPPPASLDWDLWCGPGPKIPYSPQVGHMNWRLEKTSGQGHLVDWGIHLIDAARVILGEGLPQTVSAAGGLYGLKGITTPDVFAAHFDFASCPLSWHHRIWGAEEYNPQISNGITLYGEKETIFVTDDRYEVIPRGKNKERHTYEAGADMGGLHMAEFLNAARTRQPAGCMIEDAYRSTAAVKLAMIAYDTGCKIAWDAQTETIPGNAEAARLLKRDYRAPWVHP, encoded by the coding sequence ATGAGCGCAAGCACTCGCCGTCATTTTCTCCAAAGCACGACCGTTGGCGCTGTGGCCCTCTCCCAATTGCCCGCCCTGCTCCGTTCCGCCGAACCCGACCGCAAGATCAAGCTTGGCCTAATCGGGTGCGGCTGGTACGGGATGGTTGACCTAAAGGCCGCGGTCAAGTGCGGTGGCATCGACGTGATCTCGCTGTGTGACGTCGATAGCGACCATCTCCAGCAAAGCGCCAACGATGTCGAGAAGCTCCAGGGCAAACGCCCGCAGACCTTCAAGCTCTATGAGGACATGCTCAAGGCCGGCGGCCTGGATGCCGTGATCATTGCCACCCCGCCGCATTGGCACGCGTTGCAATTCCTCGCAGCGCTCGATCATGGGTTAGATGTGTACCAGGAGAAACCGCTCAGCTATGACATCCGTGAAGGCCGCGCGATGGTCGAGGCTGCCAAGGAAAGCGGGCGCATCATTCAGGTCGGCTTTCAACGCCGCCAAAGCCCCGCCTTCCAGACCGTGCGCCAGCGGGTGCAGGCCGGCGATCCTGGCCGGATCGTTTGCGCCGAAGCCACTATCAACTATTCTGCCGGCACGAAAGACCCCACCCCGCAACCACCACCCGCCTCGCTCGATTGGGACCTCTGGTGCGGGCCGGGTCCCAAGATCCCGTACAGCCCGCAGGTCGGCCACATGAACTGGCGCCTCGAAAAAACCAGCGGCCAAGGGCACCTCGTGGATTGGGGCATTCATCTCATCGACGCTGCCCGCGTGATCCTCGGCGAGGGCCTGCCGCAAACGGTCAGCGCTGCAGGCGGCCTCTATGGCCTGAAAGGCATCACAACCCCGGACGTCTTCGCCGCGCATTTCGATTTCGCTTCTTGTCCGCTTAGTTGGCACCATCGGATTTGGGGAGCCGAAGAATACAATCCGCAAATCTCGAACGGCATCACTTTATATGGCGAGAAGGAAACCATTTTCGTCACTGACGATCGCTACGAAGTGATTCCGCGGGGCAAAAACAAGGAACGCCACACCTATGAAGCCGGAGCCGATATGGGGGGCCTCCACATGGCCGAATTCCTGAATGCCGCGCGCACCCGCCAACCCGCCGGTTGCATGATCGAAGATGCGTACCGCTCCACGGCTGCGGTGAAGCTCGCCATGATCGCCTATGATACCGGTTGCAAGATCGCGTGGGATGCCCAGACTGAAACCATTCCCGGCAATGCCGAGGCAGCCCGTCTCCTCAAACGCGACTACCGCGCGCCTTGGGTGCATCCATAG
- a CDS encoding SUMF1/EgtB/PvdO family nonheme iron enzyme → MLLVRLLLLSTLLSGLVACEKAGPATSQDTTTASGEGKASESGPLDVTTRSGVRMIYLPGGEFLMGSERGNPDEAPAHKVRVSPFLMDKFEVTQAMFKEAQLPNPSHWQQNPQQPVEQVRWLDAKRYCNERSLLEQLQPCYNEKTPDWKCNYSANGYRLPTEAEWEYACRAGTSGDYDFERPDKLRQYAWFADNSERMTHIVGQKKPNGFGICDLYGNVSEWCEDVYSPIYYKASPLTDPLGPPSSGKDVKRVIRGGSWKSSAEQCRATARQGERTGDTDACFSTDFCGFRCVRRAAPGQLEELRKSSRPG, encoded by the coding sequence ATGCTCCTTGTCCGTTTGCTCCTGTTGAGCACCCTGTTGAGTGGTCTGGTCGCCTGCGAAAAGGCAGGGCCGGCGACCTCCCAAGACACCACGACGGCAAGCGGGGAAGGCAAAGCAAGCGAGTCCGGACCGCTCGACGTCACAACCCGATCGGGGGTGCGGATGATCTACCTGCCGGGAGGAGAATTCCTGATGGGCTCGGAGCGCGGCAATCCCGACGAGGCGCCCGCCCACAAGGTTCGGGTGAGCCCCTTTCTCATGGATAAATTCGAGGTGACACAGGCGATGTTCAAAGAGGCGCAGTTGCCCAATCCGTCTCATTGGCAGCAAAACCCGCAGCAACCGGTCGAGCAGGTACGCTGGCTGGACGCCAAGCGGTACTGCAACGAGCGCTCGCTGCTCGAGCAACTCCAACCCTGCTACAACGAAAAGACGCCGGACTGGAAGTGCAACTACTCGGCCAATGGGTACCGCCTGCCAACGGAGGCGGAGTGGGAATATGCCTGCCGCGCCGGGACGAGCGGCGATTACGATTTTGAGCGGCCCGACAAACTCCGGCAGTATGCCTGGTTTGCGGATAACTCCGAGCGGATGACCCACATCGTGGGCCAGAAAAAACCAAACGGGTTCGGGATTTGCGATTTGTACGGCAATGTGTCCGAATGGTGCGAAGACGTCTATAGCCCCATCTACTATAAAGCCAGCCCGCTGACCGATCCGCTCGGCCCCCCCAGCTCCGGCAAGGATGTCAAGCGGGTCATCCGCGGCGGGAGTTGGAAATCCAGCGCGGAGCAATGCCGCGCGACGGCGCGCCAGGGCGAACGAACCGGCGATACCGACGCGTGCTTTTCGACAGACTTTTGCGGCTTCCGCTGTGTGCGCCGGGCCGCCCCGGGTCAGTTGGAGGAGCTGCGGAAGTCTTCGCGGCCCGGATAA